In Paenibacillus stellifer, the DNA window TGGAACGGTATTCAAGAGAGCATCCCTCCTTGAGAATTTGTAATGTGACAGTCTTGGAAGCCTGATAACTCATATCTATTCGGTCCGTGGGGGAAACAGACGGTGCAGTAGAATAAGGTTTCCACAGATGGACCATAACTTGATAATTTTCGCAAATGCGAAAGCTAGATATGATTGGTAACCGCCCTTTGTACAGCATCATGTTTGGCTACCGTTGATCAATGTCCGCTACGTATGTTTCGTTTCCTTGCAATTACGCAATCTATGAGACGATATGGCGAACTGTTCGGCTATAGCCATACGAAAGCAGCCGGGCGAAGAAGGCGGATTCATTTGCATCATTTTTTGGAAAAACCTATATCGCTAGTCCTATAGTCATGGTAAAATTGGTGCATTAGTATGAGTGGCCTTCGAATGGGCATTGGGGAGGGATCGCAATGATCGAGTTTATAACGGGAGTACTGGCGGGGGCAGTGCTGGCCTTTGCCTGTTTCCGTTACGCCGCTGCCAGAGGCAGCCGGCTGCAGGCGGTGATCCCAACCGATGAGAACGAGAAACGGCTGCTCGGGCTGGTGGAGAATACGAAGGATGTTATTTATTATTTTGAGCTTCAGCCCAAATGGCGTTACTGCTATGCCTATCCTCCCTTTGAGCAGATGTTCGGTGAGGAGAAGGGGAAGCTGGTATATGACCATCCCGAGATGGCTTTTGAGCGTGTGCACCCGGATGACCGGGAAATGCTGCTGAAGAAGCTGCGCGGCGAAGTGGATTATAATCTCCCTATCATCTATCGGATGGCGATGGGGAATGAGGCGGCCCGAAAGGGCGAATATACTTTGTTCGAAGAATACACGACACCGGTCTACAAGGATGGAGAGCTGGTGGCGCTCCAGGGGATTCTGCGCGATATTACCGAGAAGCATGAACTCCAGAAGCAGCTTGAGTACCGCATCTCGCATGATACGCTGACCGGACTGTATAACCGGGATTATTTTGAGAAATGGAAGGAGACCTACGACAAGACCGATGATACCGCGGTAGCCCTTGTCGTCATTGATCTGGATAATCTGAAGATTGTGAATGATACGAAGGGGCACCGGACAGGGGACACCTTGATTAAGGCGGCTGCTGAATTCATGAAGGCCTATTCTTCGGATATGGTTCAAGCCGCTAGAATCGGCGGAGATGAGTTCGCCTTCATGATTGCGGACCTAGGGCGGGAGGAACTGGAGGAATGGCTGCAGAGCTTGGTTCGGGACTTGTCATTTTATAATGAAGGAAGGGATATTCCGCTCGAGCTGTCGGTCGGCTTCGCGTTCAGCGAAGTATCTATTGGCCGCATGGAGACTCTTTATGCCGAGGCGGACCGGCGGATGTACGAAGACAAGCACAGGAGAAAAGGCGGCGCCGCGTCCTGTGAATTCTAGGGTAAAGAATGATCTCCATATCTCCCGATGTTTCTGGGGGAAAAAGGATCGGCAAAGA includes these proteins:
- a CDS encoding sensor domain-containing diguanylate cyclase, which encodes MIEFITGVLAGAVLAFACFRYAAARGSRLQAVIPTDENEKRLLGLVENTKDVIYYFELQPKWRYCYAYPPFEQMFGEEKGKLVYDHPEMAFERVHPDDREMLLKKLRGEVDYNLPIIYRMAMGNEAARKGEYTLFEEYTTPVYKDGELVALQGILRDITEKHELQKQLEYRISHDTLTGLYNRDYFEKWKETYDKTDDTAVALVVIDLDNLKIVNDTKGHRTGDTLIKAAAEFMKAYSSDMVQAARIGGDEFAFMIADLGREELEEWLQSLVRDLSFYNEGRDIPLELSVGFAFSEVSIGRMETLYAEADRRMYEDKHRRKGGAASCEF